GTAATATTCATTGGATTCAATAACGGATTTTTAGGTTTTAAATCATCTAGTCTTATActgaaataaagaatatttatattaatataatagatttatctttttaaacatacgacaataggctatttgactggtttttaaaatccattttatattattaagtagaggtagaaacccagtaaaagttgatttttttttctagttcatatttgccgaaaaatatcatattaaaaattccatatttaaatagcgcaccaaaacgctacttggacaatatggcgctgcaatggggtcagtgacgtcactttgctgtattttaatcaatggtatatatagtagaaaagcaaggtttacaagaaagtgacttcatcataaacctggtcaatcaggagcgttttgtgtcacatgacaaacgtttgaaaaaatacatttttatttattgatttttgaataaattaagtattattttcaacttacgttagtaaataaccctttttaaactcataatatacactgattacaataattcaccatttatttttcgcattgtcaaatagcctattatctaTGGGAAAGGGCATGGAAGACATGAAATGgcaattaaaatcatattacatCTTATCTTTATcagataatatcatattttaggTTGTAAAAAACTGACTTGTTTAACTTTGATAAAAAGCATATTTTGTGGTGCAATTTTTGGGCATATAGATCAGAAATGTCAGGAAATGTGTTGGACTATAATTGGAGAGCATTATATCACGAGCGTAAAATCTGGTTAAGCTTAcctagtaattaaattattcgattCACTTTCTGTAGTATCGTCCGGGGTCGACCTCCTCGGGGAGTTGGCCTGCGAACCTACACTAACACTTAAATCAGTCTTATTATTCTTGACGGGCGTCCTCTTCTCTGCCTGTTTGTCTTGGTACGCCTCCACGCTGATGGCCGCGCGGGTGCAGTTCACATCCTTGGGCATGTGGCTCTCGACCACAAAGcgacattgtattttattatctgtgatgtAGACACCACGTTCGGACGGTATCAAAGTCGCGGAGACTATTTGGAAGCAGTCATTGAGCTCGGTCAGAACTGTTTCCTGTTTATCGGCGAGATTTTCCCGGAGGGATTTCATCATTTCTTCGAAATAAAAATTCCTGACTAGAATCTCCAATTCGGCTGTACAAGCTATTCTAGCAGAGAGCTTAGTATATctgaaatatattgaattatattaaaattgctaTAGTGACTTTCTTCCGATTCTTTACTTATATTATCTTTTATGAGATTGTTATGCGTTGAGTATTTTAGCAGTTAATAATGACTCGAAGTATTCAGAATCACAcatgttaaaaattattattgagttTATGAATTCTGAATTTGGATGTCTCGAAGTGATTTTTctactttaatttcaattttcgtattgacaacattaaaatttttaaataactttgctCCAAAAAAAGAAAGGATGTAAACCAAAGGACAAAGGTGTATTGGTGGATTCAATCATTACGAGGCGTTACCGAATAGAAAGTATTACTAGCGCAAAACATGAGTAGAGACTGTGAGTGGAGGAGGGGAGGGGGGGGGGTAAGGTGTGGGTCAGACCTGTCGTCGTCGCGCATGCGCCTTGCGGCGGCCACGAGCTCGAGGCGCGTGTGCGCGGCCAGCTCGCGCCAGCCCTGCTCCTCGTACGAGCGCAGCGCGTCCGTGAGGAACACCAGCGCCTTGCCCGCCTCGCCCAGCTCCGAGTAGAACGCCGCCAGCTCGCGACCGATGTGCCGCGCGAACCTGCCGCACCATACCCATACCTCACTCGCGAATTCATCTCGACTTAGCGATTTGTTACAATTGGCATTTTTAGACATCAAATAATGatgatatgtatttttaagtgtattattaataatagtgtgACAGTAGATAGTTAAGCGAAACAAgtacaaattatcaatatcattatagtacgacacaactcagatgtagcatcggcaaaattcgtaaaaccgatcacacccgaattgagtacgctatcccaaattatcaatatttatttctcatgcgaatatgatctttgcacacacgtaataacttgtaatatcatataaccgtcaatttgacgcgtcgatttacatgcacttgctttctctgacgcgtgaatctatagcgacgaatagcgtcgaatggcgcgatagggagctatttctattggttgtgctatttctattttcattccattgcattttccgatgctaaaTCTAATTTGTGGcgtactatacataaataatataaaataataaaacaaaaacaaaagtaacaaaaacattaattttcggACTTACCTTAACCTTCCAATATGCTTGTACGTTCCCATAGCGAGCTCGGCCAACTCCAAGTAGTACTGTTGGAAGCTGTTCCTACTGCACAATGCCTCCTTCAGTCTGTCCGTCGGACTCTGTTGGTTGTTGGGCTCGCTGTCCCCCATGCCGGCAGACAACATCACCACCAGATGCAACTGCTCGGACGTCGGGTCTGACGAACCAGGCAACAGGCCACAGAGCTTACCGAGCTCGTGCAACTGGAATATATTACatgtctttaaatttaaaattgaaaacaaaacaaacatagaATTAAAAGCTACTTTACGATGTTATACAAAGACTAATTCTATACTTTTAGTCCAGTCATTCAAgacaattaattcattataattccaaaagttttcaaatttttatgtaaGGTGGGGAATGGtattaaaacaaactataaaattttGCAACCTGTTCTGCGGTCCGGAACATtgttaaaaatgcaataaatgataatttgctCTGTTCTTGAGACCAAAATTCCAAAAGTTCTGCAAAGTTGGAGtggtgttaaatatattattttacatcacGTATCAAATTTGCAATCAATTTAAGTGtacgaaacattttttttattaaaaattaatgtttttctttattaaactgaaggaaaatgttccaaaagtTCTGCAAATTTGACAGATGTATCGGAAAAATATACCGAACGATTGTCTAAATTTGCAACCTTTTATGTTGACCggaacatgtttatttataattctttttaattcgTGGTCATTTTTTCGAGTAAGGTGGTCTCggaataattacaaaagttttgaAACTTTGTTGCAAACTTCAAAAACATCTATTCTGATGCATTTACAAATTTGCAACCTCATGCGCGATCCGGAACTTTATGCAATttgcaaaatgtattttttttattttttcaccaTCAAGAAAATTTCAAAAGTTCTGCAAATCGAGGGGACTGTTTAATTTTGGGATTAATGTCAGTATTTGAATTTGCAACCATACCCGGAAtacggaaatattttttaatcacattcacgcaaaatattatttccgtACACATCGCTGTTATATATTCAGGGCCTAACTATTGTGCTATATGAAGCATTTAGTATTTTTCAGCATGCCTCATCAACAATTTTTTCTACTATTCAATTTTTCATTATCTTTTAAAGGTACTACGGATCCCCCTAGTTCATCTTTCTATTGATGTAAATTCGTCTctcaaataaatcaatactaTACCATTCACATGCTAATCATTGAAACTGTTTGTAACAAAATTTGTTTCTAACAGATGTTAGTATAGTACTATTTTTACATGACAGGTGATTATGCCATAAATTCCGTTGGGCTTATTTAAACCGGACGTAGGATTTTGCCGGTACgtattttttgattaataaaacgaATCTGGGGATTAAATACACTGTTACTTACCTACGCATTGTCGTCCATTAATGTTTACTTACCTTTCTTACGAATATTTGATATCCTCATACTTTTTTTCTATacttttgaaatacttattatgtctatttattttttcgacggtaataaaatttaaaaagtcgaTTTTTGCAAATAACACAAGGTTCCGGGTCTTGTGCGAAGTTGCAAATTTCAATAGTGGTATCGATCCCAAAATAAGACCATCCGCTCGATTTGCAAAACTCTTGCATTTCTTTCAAGGATAACCAAATGCGAAAAATCGATTTTTGCAAAGAACACAAAGTTGCGGATCTCATGTGGGGTTGCAAATTTTAATACTGACATGCACCTCAAAGAAACAATCATTGGCTCGATTTGCAAAACTTTTgcaattttttcgaaaatgaaAAATGCCATAAAGTTAATTTTCCGACATCACACAAGATTCCGGATTGCGTGAGAGGTTGCAAATTTTAATACTAACATTAATCCCAAAATTAAACAGTCCCCTCGATTtgcaaaacttttaaaattttcttgaaggtaaaaaaataaaaaaattacgtttttgCAAATTGCTTAAAGTTCCGGATCGCGTATGAGGTTGCAAATTTGTAAATGCATCAGAATAGATGTTTTCGAAGTTTGCAAACAAGTTTCAAAACTTTTGTCATTATTCCGAGACCACCTTACTCGAAAAAATGACCActaattaaaaagaattataaataaacatgttccGGTCAACGAAAAAGGTTGCAAATTTATACAACCGTTCGGTATATTTTTCCGACATATGTGTCAAGTTTGCAGAACTTTTGGAACatttttattcagtttaattaaaaaaaacattaattttcaataacaaaaaatgttccGCACACTTAGATTGGTTGCAAATTTAATACgtgatttgaaatattatatcgaAAACTTCCCTAAGTTTGCAGAACTTTTGGAAATTTTTTCACGACCATACagccaaaattaatttaattgcaattttaataatgttccgGACTGCGGACAAGGTTGCAAAATGAGATTTATTGTCGTCCCAATGTACCATTCACTTGACCGAAGTTTGAAAACTTTTGgaattatagttaaattttcGATTTTGAATGTCTATAATGACTGGACTATTtctataaatcttattaaagtaggcttcattcttatttataactatttgtTTCTCTAagggatttttatattttttgctcaaagtatcatattatttaaattgagaacattgtgataatattactagcgacctgccccgacTTTGcacttctaaaactatcagtgtttctctactatgttatacacgtattataaatataaactactatATGAATCactctaattataaaaaaaaaaacgcattaaaatttattgcgtAATTTGAAACGTCTAAGCATACATTgatacagacagcggtgagcgactttgttttatactatgtagtgataatgattttaattaaactgacGATTAAACAAGTTCCAATACTAAGTTAGGACTTACCTTATCCTTAGCATTGTGCAAAAGGGGCGCATGCATGGCGGTGCACGCCTCGAGCACCGTGTTTGTGGAGGACAGGCGCTCGCAGGCGCGCAGCGTCTCCACGCAGGCCAGGTGCGCCCAGCACGACGCCGCGCCTTCCACCGCCGGCGCACCCAACAGCGAAAGCTCCACCAGTGTATTGTGGACTGTCGTCAGACAACGCGACGCGATCtgggtaaagtaaagtaacagcctgtacatttcccactgctgagataaggccatctcttccattaaggagagcgtttggaacatattccaccacgctgttccaatgcgggttggtatgcacatgtggcagaatttcgatgatattagacacatgcaggtttcctcacgatgtattccttcaccgccgagcacgagatgaattataaacacaaattaagcacatatatatagtggtgcttgcctgggtttgaacccgcattcatcggttaagatgtacgcgttctgaccactgagccatctcagctggGTATTTCGATCTGggtattttaacttattatttaatactttccATAATAACAGCACTAGTGCCAGAAAAGCTGAACAGAAATTGATTATTACAGTATGGAgatgtataatgtattttatgttacaaGGAGATTAAGTACGAATTTGTATGAAGGATTTAAAGAAGCCATAGAAAAACAGAAAGCAACTGAGAAAAGAAACTCatacaaagttttttattaGTTCTTCTCATTATcaaatcaacaaatattaaagtGTTTTTTAATACCTTTCGATTTTGGCAGTTAAACATATAAGGAAATAATTCAGttccaaattatttaatattttataaaatatatatttatataaaattgttaacttTTAGAACAcactgtatataatacatatagtatttgtaattaaaagtcAGATAGAATGGTTTGATATAAACAAACATCAATTAAAAGCAACTAAATAGGCTGATATATATAATTGCACCAATTATCATTAATATGCTTTACAGATGGGCGATcaagtagaaaaaaataaaaaaaaattgaagcatGAAGATAATTagagaaataatattttcagtaaGAAACGTAATTatgaaaatggaaaaatatacaattgtGAACAAAGTTATATGAGGTTAGTGAAATTATATGAGTTACAGCTACAAATTAATCATAGATATAGTTCACTAATTGCAATTAAGGCTCAGTTATTTGTTATAAGTAAAAGGCACCAAAACAATTTACGTCATACTATTGTTTACAGATGCTATTTTAGCAATTAACAACAATGGTGACCCTTAACATAAAATTTTcgcaattataaaaacacaaagataatttgtattttaagtaGGTCAAGACAAtagtatttatgtttatgttagttgaaatgaaaattatagtATTGGTCTATATCCCACAGGAAGATgatatgtatttcattaaaaaatattcagttatttttattacacaattatCTTCAAAGACAATCTTCAAAAGATTATCCTAAAAagcaattttttatatattaaacaaattgcaTTTTATGAGGATTTTCCCACCTAATGTCTTTGCATACCAACAGACAGAACaaagtacatatattaaaatccaGATTGACATAGTAGATTTTAGACCAGGAATACTACATATGATAATAGTAACTATTAGTAATATACactcttaatatattattaataatagtacaaatatttgtatacaaaacagatcaattagaaaaataattgtcaGTTATATCATACTTGTAGTAGatttattcttttgtataaaatagaaatatatatacttgactactaaaaaaaatgttacacatactatgttttgtaattattattaattatattttttttaattaggcaATGAGTTTTATATTCTTACCTCCCATGGCTTAAATGTAAGTAGTAACATGGCACTTTGTCGTTGGAATAAATAACTTCTAAAGTCTAATAGAGATGcctttttcttaataattaattcccTTAAATTCTGTGGTACTAATGCTGTCAGTCTTACTGCTTGCCAGGATGTCACTTGTTGCTTAAATGTGTCGAGCCATTTTGGGCTCTCAGCTATATTAGAATTGAGTACAAATTGCGAAAATAATGCATCCAATTCATCATATTGCACTAAAGCTTCTTCATAGAGACCGAGCATTTCAAGTACAAATGCTAATTGCTCCTGTAATCAAGCATTACATTATTACTTATCCATGATAAGTAGGTCATATTCATTCAAACTATTAAATCATTATTgatatttgtttgtatacataacttacttgtaaaataaagtatttacaaaAATCCCATTCCGGATCGTTTCTTTTCTCTCTCTGTTCTCTCATGTGCTCCTCAAACTTAATGAGTGCCTTATTATATGCTACAAGAACAAAATGCCTCACTTTCGCTACCAATGCCCTCCATGACTCAGCACTTCTTGCTTCAGACTTTATTGGATTAATAACTGAAATAAATCTATCCTCGGTTTGTTTAACTGAAAAATCaccttttattttatctaatacaGTAGTCCTTGgcaataatttgtttgtttttcttatatcgTAAGTCTCTACTAAAACTATCATCCAGTCTGTTATATTGTTTTTCTCTAAATATTTGAGCCATCCTTCTATGTCTTCTCTGagtgttgttttataatactcTATGTCCTGTAAGTTTGAACCATATTATAATAGGtgctatgttataaaaaaaatgccttatatttaaaatgagtcCATTAATTTCAAACTGGTTAATTTATTCCTTATATAGACatagtattcaaataaaagaaCAAGCATAGTTTGAGGATTGTCTATTAAAAAGTAGATGTAGGAAATAATTTCTTACCACACAGTCTGTCCAATAAACGTGGAATATTGGTCGCTTCAGAAGATTTAACTCAGATTGATTTTTGtccttattaaattttacaaaggaTGCTTCTAAATAGACAAACTTAGTTATTCGACC
The genomic region above belongs to Vanessa cardui chromosome 21, ilVanCard2.1, whole genome shotgun sequence and contains:
- the LOC124538714 gene encoding trafficking protein particle complex subunit 10, producing MKGVDNSPADREGMTNKPIITCAGDWNLFCTLEAPLVAAIPQDSCEWRRSYGRITKFVYLEASFVKFNKDKNQSELNLLKRPIFHVYWTDCVDIEYYKTTLREDIEGWLKYLEKNNITDWMIVLVETYDIRKTNKLLPRTTVLDKIKGDFSVKQTEDRFISVINPIKSEARSAESWRALVAKVRHFVLVAYNKALIKFEEHMREQREKRNDPEWDFCKYFILQEQLAFVLEMLGLYEEALVQYDELDALFSQFVLNSNIAESPKWLDTFKQQVTSWQAVRLTALVPQNLRELIIKKKASLLDFRSYLFQRQSAMLLLTFKPWEIASRCLTTVHNTLVELSLLGAPAVEGAASCWAHLACVETLRACERLSSTNTVLEACTAMHAPLLHNAKDKLHELGKLCGLLPGSSDPTSEQLHLVVMLSAGMGDSEPNNQQSPTDRLKEALCSRNSFQQYYLELAELAMGTYKHIGRLRFARHIGRELAAFYSELGEAGKALVFLTDALRSYEEQGWRELAAHTRLELVAAARRMRDDDRYTKLSARIACTAELEILVRNFYFEEMMKSLRENLADKQETVLTELNDCFQIVSATLIPSERGVYITDNKIQCRFVVESHMPKDVNCTRAAISVEAYQDKQAEKRTPVKNNKTDLSVSVGSQANSPRRSTPDDTTESESNNLITSIRLDDLKPKNPLLNPMNITSKLHYKEDKTLQKATVECQNPKVTLKRSDSSKYRKPSATVRNNYETCFSADDIIIKPGLNDITVEYIAKQCGKFKLGQISLVIEGKLEFLSNALVSSKMGYEVETQGVSVYLNKVEAKKDLVAGLEQEMELVVNSGSSKIEENAKIELRTSTGLHMRFADEHSAMSRELSIPIEAIGPFQTTRIQLRLFAILQPKREKSIEHTVWLTCPWWESATEVPLHFVPPMSASWRLLTSNTRKLVHITLKSTVAHPLHFLLTDPSLDCDANNNVSDLNPKNAGDLVVASDGTTASFMWELLKDPLVKAGPMKATFSVNYRLKSAKEETSRRFSCPFDIQDYTTLFVIRTKLEPGKGSDFCRASQVCCLQLNVQRVNETEHTSLMYEVLADQTMWAVLGRTAGVITMESSSTEGQCVSLDVMPLGAGYLPLPAVRLSKYIAANTRDPKKDISAHPRLEPFSPGQVYHAGKAKQIHVLPPAPKENVDITV